A stretch of Macrobrachium rosenbergii isolate ZJJX-2024 chromosome 12, ASM4041242v1, whole genome shotgun sequence DNA encodes these proteins:
- the Tgs1 gene encoding uncharacterized protein Tgs1 yields the protein MVLPKHITTEWYGEGKSVLEFKRAAQLSDDESETATKKSGKITCYMSSLFISEYEERVPANLEDKVAAETTSAPAPLNGDSLHFDGKVYTCPPDVPHAVWQSWHEHWENWKEIYIPLSWIQKNRSLCKDSHVEWHDTYIQDYPWVIPVIQDGLDENIYTPVCVSNDKTEEELLEKVNTVEKPQVKTNTEEEPEEKADSGSKPQEKADTDREPQEEVYTDKNLQENAETDEKPQENVDTEGKSQEKADTAGKYQVEATAEDKSQVKADSEDKSEDKTGTEDRAHLNSDAKDSHLDSKAKEKLDKLYSEFSNSRYWVHLRSFLQNNGVQPSESLLRFFREQGQVDYCKGMIKPDDSIQEFTVVSAQELDVNKFKENDNEGKVQSEEVQAHDHEALVTSKVDLINDNDEEEIVTVSGSSCVPEGLEKTGTKRRKEDRVEVNVEDNEVGTSSAMQSKRARHERNHIVVNGHEKEDLDKTDEEEESEDFDNCSLTKVLDGAKIKKSSKQKRKKKILSITASHTGLGWLMSYIGKNDHDQDSSGESKAHLNKVPNPDNIFSVAYGQGIQETIADQIDRLTSLGNLPSADYQFKADELNLKEDCRKLSKCFDSQVTNALSSSCNKERDVISDDDIVSEKEHNSRSRESGENDVSEDCYEADEEEFCKDEESDHNSSDYFKDSYSAADKKGTTALTQSQPWLLISFSSLKNFLFMVASHVLSIFIPSYSSLGSTMSVAKNNWSYLEFFRKMLGFPVKVKCRVKKKSKKSCQVRLEKWLQQVCNTNVSPPESEPFTRFHTYEDQREMPTLFQSLEVVRQGDGTSFLVVNTFNSESHLVLDSSQKDSENDWENYHITFDEDGNPVSVPEKTEDSDSSDKEGRIWNEITANHKFVSYKNNQEIPPPELPEHLLKYWAQRHRLFLRYDEGIRLDEESWYSVTPEMIAAHHAYRCRCDVVVDAFCGSGGNAIQLASTCKSVIAIDIDPAKIELARHNAAIYGVEDRIKFIVGDFLELAPTLSADVVLLTPPWGGTGYFQERVYDVKKLGGAMDCEKVMQAARLITKNIALYLPRSSNLCQIIELAGLGGAVDLEYNYMNKKLKAVTAYFGKLVHY from the exons GTTTATACTTGCCCACCTGATGTACCACATGCAGTTTGGCAGTCATGGCATGAACATTGGGAAAATTGGAAGGAAATTTATATTCCACTGTCATGGATTCAGAAGAATCGCAGCCTCTGCAAAGATTCCCATGTAGAATGGCATGACACTTACATTCAGGACTATCCGTGGGTAATCCCTGTCATTCAAGATGGACTtgatgagaatatatatacacctgtttGTGTGTCTAACGACAAAACTGAAGAGGAGCTCCTAGAAAAAGTTAACACTGTAGAGAAGCCCCAAGTAAAGACCAACACtgaggaggaacctgaagaaaAAGCAGACTCTGGCAGCAAGCCCCAAGAAAAGGCTGACACTGATAGGGAGCCACAAGAAGAGGTATACACTGACAAGAACCTTCAAGAAAATGCAGAAACTGATGAGAAACCTCAAGAAAATGTAGACACTGAGGGCAAGTCACAAGAAAAAGCAGATACTGCAGGCAAGTATCAAGTTGAAGCTACTGCTGAGGACAAGTCTCAAGTAAAAGCAGACAGTGAGGACAAGTCTGAAGATAAGACAGGCACTGAAGATAGAGCTCATTTAAATAGTGATGCAAAAGATAGCCATCTAGATTCCAAAGCTAAAGAGAAATTGGATAAACTGTATTCTGAATTTTCCAACAGCAGGTACTGGGTACACTTGCGAAGCTTCTTGCAAAATAATGGTGTACAGCCTAGTGAAAGTCTTCTCAGATTTTTCAGGGAACAAGGCCAAGTTGATTATTGTAAAGGCATGATTAAGCCTGATGATTCTATTCAAGAATTTACAGTGGTTAGTGCTCAGGAATTAGATGTtaataaattcaaagaaaatgataatgaagggaaagtCCAGTCAGAAGAAGTACAAGCACATGACCATGAGGCCCTAGTTACCAGTAAAGTTGAtcttattaatgataatgatgaggaaGAAATTGTTACTGTAAGTGGAAGCAGTTGTGTACCAGAAGGGCTTGAAAAAACGGGTACAAAGCGTAGGAAAGAAGATAGGGTAGAAGTAAACGTGGAAGATAATGAAGTTGGAACAAGTTCTGCAATGCAAAGCAAGAGGGCAAGACATGAAAGAAATCACATTGTTGTGAATGGTCATGAAAAGGAAGATCTTGACAAAactgatgaggaggaggagagtgaagaCTTTGATAATTGCAGTTTAACAAAGGTACTGGATGGtgctaaaattaaaaaatcttcaaagcagaagagaaagaagaaaatcctaTCCATTACAGCAAG ccaCACTGGACTTGGATGGTTAATGAGTTACATTGGAAAGAATGATCATGATCAAGATTCATCTGGGGAAAGTAAAGCCCACTTAAACAAAGTGCCAAATCCTGATAACATTTTTAGTGTGGCATATGGCCAGGGAATACAAGAAACAATTGCAGATCAGATTGATAGGCTCACTTCTCTTGGGAACCTTCCTTCCGCAGATTATCAGTTTAAAGCTGATGAACTCAACTTGAAGGAAGATTGCAGGAAATTGAGTAAATGCTTTGATTCTCAGGTGACTAATGCATTGTCATCAAGttgcaacaaagagagagatgTCATCAGTGATGATGACATTGTCTCTGAAAAGGAGCATAATTCAAGAAGTAGAGAATCTGGTGAAAATGATGTTTCTGAAGATTGTTATGAGGCAGATGAAGAGGAATTTTGTAAAGATGAAGAATCAGATCATAATAGTAGTGATTATTTCAAAGACAGTTATAGTGCTGCAGATAAAAAGGGAACCACTGCTCTGACACAAAGTCAGCCCTGGTTGTTAATCTCATTTTCTTCACTGAAGAACTTCTTGTTTATGGTGGCATCCCATGTACTAAGCATTTTCATCCCATCTTACTCCTCCCTAGGTAGTACTATGTCAGTTGCCAAAAATAATTGGAGTTATCTTGAATTCTTTCGCAAAATGTTAGGGTTTCCTGTAAAGGTCAAGTGTAGGGTTAAAAAGAAGTCAAAGAAGTCATGTCAGGTCAGGCTGGAGAAATGGTTACAACAAGTATGCAATACAAATGTTTCTCCTCCAGAAAGTGAGCCGTTTACTAGGTTCCATACTTACGAGGACCAGAGAGAGATGCCGACACTTTTTCAATCCCTGGAAGTGGTCCGACAAGGTGATGGCACTTCTTTTCTAGTAGTAAACACTTTCAATTCTGAGAGCCATCTAGTTCTGGATAGTTcacagaaagacagtgagaaTGATTGGGAAAACTACCACATAACATTTGATGAAGATGGAAACCCTGTCAGTGTGCCAGAAAAGACTGAAGATTCAGATTCCTCTGATAAGGAAGGGAGGATTTGGAATGAGATCACTGCAAATCACAAGTTTGTTAGTTATAAGAATAATCAGGAAATTCCACCACCAGAGCTCCCAGAACATCTTCTTAAGTACTGGGCTCAGCGACATCGTTTGTTTCTAAGATATGATGAAGGTATCAGGTTAGATGAAGAATCATGGTATTCTGTTACCCCAGAGATGATAGCAGCCCATCATGCTTATAGATGCAGGTGTGATGTTGTTGTTGATGCCTTTTGTGGTTCTGGAGGCAATGCTATTCAGCTAGCCAGTACTTGCAAGTCTGTGATTGCAATAGACATTGATCCTGCCAAGATAGAACTGGCACGCCACAATGCAGCCATTTATGGAGTTGAAGATCGTATTAAATTCATTGTTGGTGACTTTTTGGAACTGGCTCCTACACTGAGTGCTGATGTTGTTCTCCTGACTCCTCCTTGGGGTGGAACAGGATATTTTCAAGAAAGAGTATATGATGTAAAGAAGCTTGGAGGTGCCATGGATTGTGAAAAGGTCATGCAAGCAGCTCGtttaattacaaaaaacattGCCCTTTACCTTCCGAGGTCTAGTAATTTGTGTCAAATTATTGAATTAGCTGGATTAGGTGGGGCTGTGGATTTGGAGTATAATTATATGAACAAGAAACTGAAGGCTGTTACTGCATATTTTGGAAAGCTAGTCCACTATTAG